The following nucleotide sequence is from Apium graveolens cultivar Ventura chromosome 4, ASM990537v1, whole genome shotgun sequence.
AGATTTTGTGCCACTTTTAAGGTGGATGGATTACGATGGTTATGAGAAGGGTTTAGTGGCTCTGAGTAAGCAGAGGGACAAGATTTTAGAAGATATTATTGATAAACACCGCGGTGATCAGAGTAGGAACTCCATGGTAGACCATTTGTTGTCACTGCAGAAATCAGAACCTGATTACTACTCTGATTCCATCATTAAGGGCCTTATGACAGTAAGTAATTTGCACAGTTTTTACCTCATTTAATTTTTTGAACATGAAATTGCTTTAGTTGATATATGAGTGATGGGGCTTTCCACCAGGTTTTAGTGTGACGGGTTACATAACATCGGTTAAGGGAGGGACTCGTTTTCGAGCCATCCCACcctcatttatttaatttaaatatttgttattggtaTTGGTTGTATTTGTCGTTTTCAATCGTAGCGAAAAGTATCGTACGACCTTAAGCTTTTAGTGCGACGGGTTATTTAACAAGTGACACTTGTATGTACTTAGATTCATTAGAACTTGTGCAGGTTATGATACTTGCCGGAACAGATACATCAGCAGTGACTATTGAATGGGCGATGTCTCTCTTGCTCAATAATCCCGAAGTGTTAAGAAAAGCTAGAGATGAAATAGACACTATTCTTGGACATGATCATTTGGTGGAGGAATTAGATATATCCAATCTGCCTTATCTACAAAATATCATTTCAGAGACCTTGCGATTATTTCCTGCAGCACCCTTGTTAGTTCCACACGAGGCATCAGCTGATTGCATCATCGGGGGATATGATGTGCCGCGAGGCACAATGTTATTGGTTAATGCATGGTCCATTCACAGGGACGAAAAGGTGTGGGATGATCCTACAAGTTTTAAACCAGAGAGGTTTGAAACTGGAGTATCTGAGGCATACAAGTTGATGCCATTCGGTATGGGCAGAAGGTCTTGCCCTGGAGCTGGACTGGCTCGGCGTGTGGTGGGCTTGGCTTTAGCCTCGTTAATACAATGTTTTGAGTGGGAGAGAACTAGTGAGAAAGAGATTGATTTATCTGAAGGAAGAGGGCTTACTATGCCTAAACTTAAGGCACTTGAAGCCTTGTGCAGAAGCCGCGATATCATAAACAAAGTTCTGGTTAACTAGGACTACTCATGGAGAGGTCGTATTTAGCCGTTTTTCCTGTAGTGCCTGTAGTTAGTAGTTACTAGCTGAGCTCTCGTGATATCAACTTTACTTTACTCCCAGctctttttataaataaaatctaataaataaataaagagTATTAGTCAGAAGTTGATACTCCCTCCATCCCTTATTACGTTTCTCATTTTGATTTTTTACACTATTTATGATAAGTGATTGACTACTAATTACGTATAATGTATAAGATCAAATATAATAACGAATGATCTTGTTAGATTCGtatttatgaatattttaatataatgaagtttttatatttaataccaATACGAAAtcaaagatattaacaatcaaaagtgtacATCAACAAATGTGTCTAATATAAATGGGAAACGTTTTTAGGAACGGAGGGAGTATCAAAACCCATTAATTTGAAAGGCCATTAATTTGAAAGGGTTATTCTTCTGTACCCCAAATGTGACCAGTGCTTATATTGTGATGTGTATGTATGTTATCATAACATACTTTCACAACCAATAATTGGTAAGTATTAAGATAGCATTATGAAAAAAAACAAAGAGTAGAGATTGTCATTGCATGCGTCACTAAATTCGGCGTGTTGTTTCAGATACATGGGCAGTGACCAGACCCCGCTAACAGTTTCAAAGTTATCATAACAGTATCATGACATATTATGGATAACAGTATCCAAAAATTCAATTTTAGATCACTAATTAATCTACATTCTGATTTAAATTTTTGAAGAACTCCAATAGTGTGACAAAGACAAAAAAAATTTAATATACATAAAACTAATTAAAACTTATATGCGTAATTGATGAAAAACACTTTcattttaatatataattaagATATAAAGCATTGTTAACATTCATTAATTTTtcacaaattattttaaaactacTAAACTCAAATATATTGataaaaacaattattttatattaaattaaatttggATCAAACAATGTCACTGATCCAAATTTGAATCACCATTTGGATCAAGAGAATTTGGGACAATTTATCCCAAATTTAGATTTTTAGATCGCCTTTGGAAATGCCCTAAGCTACACTCATTTTTGACGCATAGTCTCATCTATGTCTATATATATCTAAAGATTAATTTGAATCAATAATTAGAAGTATCCAAGCTTGTTACTCAAAAAAAAATCATGGAAGCAAATCTGCAACTTTTAGTATATGAATTGTTAGTTCTGATTTGTAAATCGGATTTACTAGATGCAGGTTATGATACTGGCCAGAACAGACACATCAGCAGTGACAATTAAATGTGGCGATGTCTCTTTAGCTCAATGATCCTATGCGTTAAAAAAACCAAGGATATCATTTATCTAAATTGCCTTGTCTACAAAATATCATTTCAGAGACTTTCACATTATTTCCTGCAGCACCAATCTTACTGTCGCATGAGTCATCAGCTGATTGAATTGTTGGAAAATGTAGGGAGTAGTCCCACATTGTCGAGTTAATTTGAGTCATAGTTTTAGTGGACGAATGACGTGTGCGCGCGACGAGTGACACCTTAATGTGTTCTCCTTCGAGAGAGCTTTCCGAAGCACTTTAAATCACTTAAAATGACTAAGAGATGAATGAGATATGATCTATCTAAAGTTAGTCTATTAATAGTGAAAATTTGTGTAAAAGAATGAAAGTCCCAAATTAAATTTGCAAAGAAGAATGCATAGTTTTATATTGTAAAACACTTATGTAGTGTTCAAATGTGTTACTTATGTATTGTTCCAACACCTACGTATCTTGGGCTT
It contains:
- the LOC141717443 gene encoding cytochrome P450 81Q32-like codes for the protein MHLAYSRKKIMEASLQLMLFVFLPLLFIVLVARARSHLKSKTRNLPPSPKPEFLLLGHLYLLKDKPLLHRTLDALSKQLGPIFSLRFGSRLVVVVSSPSAAEECFTKNDIILANRPRLIIGKHIGYNNTTMVQSPYGDHWRNLRKLATLEIFSTTRLNMFLSIRQDEVNQLLRRLSKISRHEFAKVEMKSNLSELSFNVITRMIGGEKYFGEDVDNQAETMSAREVISKVISQGGASHAADFVPLLRWMDYDGYEKGLVALSKQRDKILEDIIDKHRGDQSRNSMVDHLLSLQKSEPDYYSDSIIKGLMTVMILAGTDTSAVTIEWAMSLLLNNPEVLRKARDEIDTILGHDHLVEELDISNLPYLQNIISETLRLFPAAPLLVPHEASADCIIGGYDVPRGTMLLVNAWSIHRDEKVWDDPTSFKPERFETGVSEAYKLMPFGMGRRSCPGAGLARRVVGLALASLIQCFEWERTSEKEIDLSEGRGLTMPKLKALEALCRSRDIINKVLVN